The following coding sequences are from one Acidobacteriota bacterium window:
- a CDS encoding thrombospondin type 3 repeat-containing protein — protein MNHRTLTILCMLGALLPAAATAATISGRVTNERGEGLAGVDLDFIVVSTGAEEKPSGDTTDALGYYTTILPDEVYDVYYSPVPGTPYAGHVERNVNLNLPQTVDVVLADAYFVRGKVLRADTGGPAVNVDLDFENVITGEKIFTPADNTDLLGEYSVPVPVGIYVISYEGPAPDLVTDPPQLAPALAEGEISVTGDGELTLPTITLEPGYEVSGSVLDFKGDAVNNADLDFIEQAGGTTIFTKGDNTNAQGRFKTIVPSGTYRIKIKPAALDPSPASMVENVVVAGAPVDIGTVTLPEGFGVTGFARTPTGEGLWGVRLEVSDATLGDPVPVNRNGTAADGSHHIRLASGSYDIRFQPRRDPLYDETLRPNVLVLADTDLGDTVLPAHDQDGDAVADIDDNCPFVANPGQADGDGDGRGDACDLCPAATDPAQRDNDGDGRGDACDDDDDNDGIGDAADNDRDGDGRANTVDNCPSNANPDQRDRDLDGIGDACDDDDGLVGGLRPEGGELAWSPETGALSYNVYRVAASDISSLNYGTCRARRVTAPLYREITPVPAGQAFCYVVTVMTAGGEGSMGQASSGAERSNLRTCP, from the coding sequence ATGAACCATCGCACCCTGACCATCCTTTGCATGCTCGGCGCACTGCTCCCCGCGGCCGCCACCGCGGCCACCATCAGTGGTCGAGTCACCAACGAACGCGGCGAGGGCCTGGCGGGAGTCGACCTCGACTTCATCGTCGTCTCCACCGGAGCGGAGGAAAAACCCAGCGGTGACACCACCGATGCGCTGGGCTACTACACCACCATCCTCCCCGACGAGGTCTACGACGTCTATTACTCCCCCGTCCCGGGTACCCCCTACGCCGGCCACGTGGAACGCAACGTGAACCTGAACCTGCCCCAGACGGTGGACGTGGTGCTCGCCGACGCCTACTTCGTACGGGGCAAGGTACTCCGGGCGGATACGGGAGGCCCCGCCGTCAACGTCGACCTCGACTTCGAAAACGTGATCACGGGCGAAAAGATCTTCACGCCGGCGGACAACACGGATCTTCTCGGTGAATACTCCGTGCCGGTACCCGTCGGCATCTACGTCATCAGCTACGAGGGCCCCGCTCCCGACCTGGTCACCGATCCGCCCCAGCTGGCCCCCGCCCTTGCCGAAGGCGAGATCAGCGTCACCGGCGACGGAGAGCTGACACTGCCGACGATAACCCTCGAACCGGGTTATGAAGTCAGCGGAAGCGTGCTTGACTTCAAGGGAGACGCGGTGAACAACGCCGACCTGGACTTCATCGAACAGGCCGGCGGCACGACCATCTTCACCAAGGGAGACAACACCAACGCCCAGGGGCGATTCAAGACCATCGTCCCCTCGGGAACCTACCGCATCAAGATCAAACCGGCCGCCCTCGATCCCTCTCCGGCCTCGATGGTGGAGAACGTCGTGGTGGCCGGTGCGCCGGTGGACATCGGTACCGTGACCCTGCCCGAGGGCTTCGGGGTGACGGGCTTTGCGCGCACACCGACCGGCGAGGGCCTGTGGGGCGTGCGCCTCGAGGTGAGTGACGCGACGCTGGGAGACCCCGTGCCGGTCAACCGCAACGGTACGGCGGCCGATGGGAGCCACCACATCCGCCTCGCCTCGGGCTCCTACGACATTCGCTTTCAACCTCGCCGGGATCCGCTCTACGACGAAACCCTCCGACCCAACGTGCTTGTGCTGGCCGACACCGACCTGGGCGACACCGTACTGCCCGCCCATGACCAGGACGGTGACGCGGTGGCCGACATCGACGACAACTGTCCCTTCGTCGCCAACCCCGGCCAGGCGGATGGAGACGGCGACGGCCGGGGTGACGCCTGCGACCTCTGCCCGGCGGCGACCGACCCCGCTCAGCGGGACAACGACGGCGATGGCCGGGGTGACGCCTGCGACGACGACGACGACAACGACGGGATCGGCGACGCCGCCGACAACGACCGTGACGGCGACGGCCGGGCCAACACCGTGGACAACTGTCCGTCGAACGCCAACCCGGACCAGAGGGACCGGGACCTCGACGGGATCGGCGATGCCTGCGACGACGACGACGGCCTGGTGGGCGGCCTGCGGCCGGAAGGCGGTGAACTGGCCTGGTCGCCGGAAACCGGCGCCCTGTCCTACAACGTCTACCGGGTGGCGGCCAGCGACATCTCGAGCCTGAACTACGGCACCTGCCGCGCACGCCGGGTCACCGCGCCGCTCTACCGGGAGATCACCCCCGTGCCCGCCGGGCAGGCCTTCTGCTACGTCGTCACGGTGATGACCGCCGGCGGCGAGGGTTCGATGGGCCAGGCATCTTCCGGCGCAGAGCGGAGCAATCTGCGCACCTGCCCATGA
- a CDS encoding phosphotransferase → MAMAHPVIDDPTLKGLKVALDPEQVATLLESLFGKPCTVDSIEVIKHKPGKRCALAYRVEAPGGVQRLFAKTFRTERGARIYGTMSRLAQATRGPELIVPRPLAYFPKPKLLFTEFLEGCPLGTPLYAGLGSEPAARAARALARFHATGVSFVRSWSLAQEIDNTAAWLSHLPEKASLDAEALVTALRRLQRVATRLAPGPAGPVHRDFYLEQLWDMDGTTALLDLDDAREGDRALDVGNFLAHLTLRGLQFPASARVCEEARPLFLETYLEQVPDARDDLPRRVLFYETTTLFRLCGVYAGRARWARRLPPVLFDTATTSLSRLEES, encoded by the coding sequence ATGGCGATGGCACACCCCGTGATCGACGACCCGACTCTCAAGGGTCTGAAAGTGGCTCTCGATCCGGAGCAGGTCGCCACGCTGCTCGAGTCCCTGTTCGGCAAGCCGTGCACGGTGGACAGCATCGAAGTGATCAAGCACAAGCCGGGCAAGCGCTGTGCGCTGGCCTACAGGGTCGAGGCTCCCGGCGGCGTCCAGCGCCTCTTCGCCAAGACTTTCCGTACCGAGCGCGGCGCGCGCATCTACGGGACCATGTCCCGCCTGGCGCAGGCCACCCGCGGACCGGAATTGATCGTTCCCCGTCCACTGGCCTACTTTCCCAAGCCCAAGCTCCTGTTCACCGAATTCCTCGAAGGCTGTCCCCTGGGAACGCCCCTCTACGCCGGGCTGGGCTCCGAGCCCGCCGCCCGGGCGGCCCGGGCGCTGGCCCGTTTCCACGCCACCGGGGTGAGCTTCGTTCGCTCCTGGAGCCTGGCACAGGAAATCGACAACACCGCCGCCTGGCTCAGCCACCTCCCCGAAAAAGCCTCTCTCGACGCCGAGGCGCTCGTCACGGCCCTGCGGCGCCTGCAGCGAGTCGCGACACGATTGGCGCCGGGCCCCGCGGGACCGGTACACCGGGACTTCTACCTCGAGCAACTCTGGGACATGGACGGGACCACCGCTCTGCTCGACCTGGACGACGCGCGGGAAGGCGACCGGGCCCTGGACGTGGGAAACTTTCTCGCCCACCTGACCCTGCGCGGGCTGCAATTCCCTGCCAGCGCCCGCGTGTGCGAAGAAGCACGCCCGCTGTTCCTCGAGACCTACCTCGAACAGGTGCCGGACGCCCGCGACGATCTCCCCCGCCGCGTCCTCTTCTACGAAACCACCACTCTCTTCCGCCTCTGCGGCGTCTACGCCGGCAGGGCACGGTGGGCCCGGCGGCTTCCCCCCGTGCTTTTCGACACCGCCACCACGAGCCTTTCCCGGTTGGAGGAGTCATGA
- a CDS encoding ABC transporter ATP-binding protein, with the protein MPATGNGLSEKLVRLVRIYRRFAPLLRQHRLRILAAGVAMLGVIAAGLAAPWPLQAVIDGVLLNRRADGLVGLLRRVLPDSPTAMLLTCSAMIVVLAALRGALSYVQMIQANTVGHRVVSNLRVDLFARLQRLSLTFHARQRTGDLLVRLTGDVSMLREVLLPALLDLASRLLIVVGMLTLMALMDPRLTLIAVALIPLLVLASSRFGRRIRAATRSQRKKEGRLAAVAGEALGAVPMVQAFSGESAMADRFATQNRRSLRAGLRTLRLQESLSRIVEVSLALGSASVLFVGARQCLAGMMSPGELIVFLAYLKGLYRPIQGSARLVARFNKAIACGERVLEVLDSSDEVADAPGAVEARHIRGEIVFDSVTFGYDPDRPVLEDVSFTIPAGSRFGIAGPSGEGKSTILALLLRLYEPQQGRILIDGKDIRDYTVESYRRQIAIVLQEPFLFGISARENILFGRPEASDEEVREAARQAGADAFLSRLPEGYDSLLDERGGSLSRGQAQRVAIARAVLRRAPILVLDEAMTGLDAQSEKMILATLRRLSRGHTSVWIAHRLDHILGCDRIIVLRNGKVVQQGRPRDLLFEDGAMKHLFRETG; encoded by the coding sequence ATGCCGGCAACGGGCAACGGGCTTTCGGAGAAGCTCGTCCGCTTGGTGCGGATCTACCGGCGCTTCGCGCCCCTGCTCCGACAGCACCGTCTGCGCATCCTGGCCGCCGGGGTCGCCATGCTGGGGGTCATCGCGGCGGGACTCGCCGCCCCGTGGCCCCTGCAGGCGGTGATCGACGGCGTGCTGCTCAACCGCCGGGCCGATGGACTGGTGGGCCTGCTGCGAAGGGTTCTGCCGGACTCTCCGACGGCCATGCTGCTGACCTGTTCGGCGATGATCGTCGTCCTCGCCGCCCTGCGGGGAGCCCTGAGCTATGTCCAGATGATCCAGGCCAACACCGTCGGGCACAGAGTGGTTTCGAATCTGCGGGTCGACCTCTTCGCCCGCCTGCAACGCCTGTCGCTGACCTTCCATGCCCGCCAGCGCACCGGAGACCTGCTCGTCCGCCTGACCGGCGACGTGTCGATGCTGCGGGAAGTCCTGCTGCCGGCCCTGCTCGACCTGGCGTCCCGCCTGCTGATCGTTGTGGGCATGTTGACCCTGATGGCGCTGATGGATCCCCGGCTGACCCTGATCGCCGTGGCGTTGATTCCCCTGCTCGTCCTCGCCTCCTCCCGCTTCGGCCGCCGCATTCGCGCGGCCACCCGTTCCCAGCGCAAGAAAGAGGGCCGCCTCGCCGCCGTCGCCGGCGAGGCCCTCGGCGCGGTTCCGATGGTCCAGGCCTTCTCCGGTGAGAGCGCCATGGCCGACCGTTTCGCCACCCAGAACCGGCGCTCGCTGCGCGCCGGCCTGCGTACCCTGCGCCTGCAGGAGTCCCTCTCCCGTATCGTCGAGGTCAGCCTGGCCCTGGGCTCGGCCTCCGTGCTCTTCGTCGGCGCCCGGCAGTGCCTGGCCGGCATGATGTCCCCGGGTGAGCTGATCGTCTTTCTCGCCTACCTCAAGGGACTCTACCGGCCGATCCAGGGCAGCGCGCGACTCGTCGCCCGCTTCAACAAGGCCATCGCCTGCGGCGAGCGCGTGCTCGAGGTGCTGGACTCCAGCGACGAGGTGGCCGACGCTCCGGGAGCCGTGGAAGCCCGGCACATCCGCGGTGAGATCGTCTTCGACTCGGTCACCTTCGGCTACGATCCCGATCGCCCCGTGCTGGAAGACGTCTCCTTCACCATTCCCGCGGGCAGCCGCTTCGGCATCGCCGGTCCGTCCGGCGAGGGCAAATCGACGATCCTCGCCCTCCTCTTGCGCCTCTACGAGCCCCAGCAGGGGCGCATTCTGATCGACGGAAAGGACATCCGGGACTACACCGTGGAGTCCTACCGGCGGCAGATCGCGATCGTACTCCAAGAGCCCTTTCTCTTCGGCATCTCGGCCCGGGAGAACATCCTCTTCGGCCGTCCCGAGGCGAGCGACGAGGAGGTCAGGGAGGCCGCCCGGCAGGCCGGCGCCGACGCCTTTCTCTCGCGCCTGCCCGAGGGTTACGACTCGCTGCTCGACGAACGGGGTGGATCCCTCTCCCGCGGACAAGCCCAACGGGTCGCCATTGCCCGGGCCGTGCTGCGCCGAGCGCCGATCCTGGTTCTCGACGAAGCCATGACCGGCCTTGACGCCCAGAGCGAGAAGATGATCCTCGCCACCCTGCGCCGGCTCAGCCGTGGCCACACGAGCGTCTGGATCGCCCACCGCCTCGACCACATCCTCGGATGCGACCGCATCATCGTTCTCAGGAACGGCAAGGTCGTCCAGCAGGGCCGACCCCGGGACCTGCTCTTCGAAGACGGTGCGATGAAGCACCTGTTCCGCGAGACGGGCTGA
- a CDS encoding glycosyltransferase: MKIAYIVKEFPRLSETFILTELLQLEALGHEVVVFSRHEGSAEVPHEGLSRLRAEVVQLQPLLRDRLWESFESHLAASRKLGESYDRMMEQAISLRSRNEMRYWIVAAALARQLRDRRVDLIHGHFATGSASMARYAAGLAALPYTFTAHAKDIYAETVSIPRLRNLCLQAAAVVTVSDANVAYLQQIAPGAHIRRIYNGVDLQRLPELPPPPLPRSPRILFVGRFVEKKGLPVLLDAAAALKAEGRELRLRLVGEGPLEEELRRRAAALDLLEVVEFVGPASQEEVIGRHFPESAVFAMPAVIAADGDRDGLPTTLLEAAACGVPMVSTAVTGIPEILGHGEAGLIVAPGDAEALAGALGRIFDQPAIAARLATAARRRAEALFDARRNVAQLAALFEQAAGKHSGAGSA, encoded by the coding sequence ATGAAGATCGCCTACATCGTCAAGGAGTTTCCCCGCCTGTCGGAGACCTTCATCCTCACCGAACTGCTGCAGCTCGAGGCCCTGGGACACGAGGTGGTCGTCTTCAGTCGCCACGAAGGATCGGCCGAGGTGCCCCACGAGGGCCTGTCCCGACTCCGCGCGGAAGTGGTCCAGCTTCAGCCGCTGCTGCGGGATCGCCTCTGGGAGTCGTTCGAAAGTCACCTGGCGGCCTCGCGCAAACTGGGAGAGAGCTACGACCGGATGATGGAGCAGGCCATCTCCCTGCGCTCGCGGAACGAGATGCGCTACTGGATCGTGGCCGCGGCCCTGGCCCGGCAGCTGCGTGACCGCCGGGTCGACCTGATCCACGGGCACTTCGCCACCGGCAGCGCCTCGATGGCCCGCTACGCGGCGGGACTGGCCGCGCTGCCCTACACCTTCACGGCCCACGCCAAGGACATCTACGCCGAGACGGTTTCCATCCCCCGCTTGCGGAACCTGTGCCTGCAGGCCGCCGCGGTGGTCACGGTCAGCGACGCCAACGTGGCCTACCTCCAGCAGATCGCCCCCGGCGCCCACATCCGCCGGATCTACAACGGTGTCGATCTCCAGCGGCTGCCCGAACTTCCTCCACCGCCCCTTCCGCGATCACCGCGGATCCTCTTCGTCGGACGCTTCGTCGAGAAGAAGGGCCTGCCCGTCCTGCTCGATGCGGCGGCCGCGCTGAAAGCCGAAGGGCGGGAGTTGAGGTTGCGACTGGTGGGCGAGGGCCCCCTCGAGGAAGAACTGCGCCGCCGCGCCGCCGCGCTGGACCTGTTAGAGGTGGTGGAATTCGTCGGCCCGGCCTCCCAGGAAGAGGTGATCGGCCGCCATTTCCCCGAGTCCGCGGTCTTCGCCATGCCCGCCGTCATCGCCGCCGACGGCGATCGGGATGGGCTGCCCACCACCCTGCTCGAAGCCGCGGCGTGCGGCGTGCCCATGGTCTCCACCGCCGTCACCGGTATTCCCGAAATCCTGGGTCATGGAGAAGCCGGGCTGATCGTCGCCCCCGGTGACGCCGAGGCCCTGGCCGGGGCGCTGGGCCGGATCTTCGATCAGCCCGCCATCGCAGCCCGCCTCGCCACCGCCGCCCGTCGACGCGCCGAAGCGCTCTTCGACGCCCGGCGCAACGTGGCCCAACTCGCCGCCCTCTTCGAGCAGGCCGCCGGGAAACACTCCGGCGCCGGGAGCGCGTGA
- a CDS encoding glycosyltransferase family 4 protein — translation MKLLYVCADPGIALDGFKGASVHVRQTIGALADAGLEISVVAARPGQWHDPRCESLAVEPRQKTALHPTAMETEQAALARVPQMVRAAVEGAEAGGYDAVYERYSLWSTVGLAVAERMDIPLVLEINAPLVDEARRYRGLRLGSLAAAIEETNIAGAERVFCVSSTLCRHAARLSSRPEKIELFPNVVDLDAFSPATEDPAGDAPLIVFLGSLKPWHGVLDLLEAFHRLSRRLAGPRLRFIGDGPLRSRLEEEIAARDLGARVEVTGGVAHDEIPALLAEAQIGVAPYPKLDNFYFSPIKLVEYAAAGLAIVATETGDYRRHLHADEHLLEVPPGATAQLAAALEHLATNPALRRRLARNAREAAERHLSLDSARERLVAALHTLIARRGPLREELAG, via the coding sequence ATGAAGCTGCTCTACGTCTGTGCCGATCCGGGCATCGCCCTCGACGGCTTCAAGGGAGCCAGTGTCCACGTGCGGCAGACGATCGGCGCCCTGGCCGATGCAGGCCTCGAAATCAGCGTGGTCGCGGCCCGGCCGGGCCAGTGGCACGACCCCCGCTGCGAGTCGCTGGCCGTGGAACCGCGGCAGAAGACCGCGCTCCACCCCACCGCCATGGAAACCGAGCAGGCGGCCCTGGCGCGGGTGCCCCAGATGGTGCGCGCAGCCGTGGAGGGAGCCGAAGCCGGTGGTTACGACGCGGTCTACGAGCGCTACTCCCTGTGGTCCACCGTCGGGCTGGCGGTGGCCGAACGGATGGACATCCCGCTGGTACTGGAGATCAACGCGCCCCTGGTGGACGAGGCCCGACGCTACCGCGGACTGCGCCTGGGCTCGCTGGCGGCGGCCATCGAAGAGACCAACATCGCCGGAGCCGAGCGGGTGTTCTGCGTGTCCTCGACCCTGTGTCGCCACGCGGCGCGCCTGTCCAGCCGACCCGAGAAGATCGAACTCTTCCCCAACGTGGTCGATCTCGACGCCTTCAGCCCCGCCACCGAGGACCCGGCCGGAGACGCTCCTCTGATCGTCTTCCTCGGCAGCCTCAAACCCTGGCATGGCGTACTCGATCTGCTCGAGGCCTTCCACCGTCTTTCCCGGCGCCTGGCCGGTCCCCGACTGCGCTTCATCGGCGATGGCCCGCTGCGCTCGCGCCTCGAGGAAGAAATCGCGGCCCGCGACCTGGGCGCCCGGGTGGAGGTCACCGGGGGGGTGGCCCACGACGAGATCCCCGCGCTGCTGGCCGAGGCCCAGATCGGTGTCGCCCCCTACCCGAAGCTCGACAATTTCTACTTTTCGCCGATCAAGCTGGTGGAGTACGCCGCCGCCGGCCTGGCCATCGTCGCCACCGAGACCGGTGACTACAGGCGTCACCTGCACGCCGACGAGCATCTGCTCGAGGTCCCCCCGGGTGCCACCGCCCAGCTCGCCGCGGCCCTCGAACACCTGGCCACCAACCCCGCCCTCCGGCGGCGCCTGGCCCGCAACGCCCGGGAGGCGGCCGAGCGGCACCTGAGCCTGGACAGCGCCCGGGAGCGACTGGTGGCCGCCCTGCACACCCTGATCGCCCGGCGGGGCCCCCTGCGCGAGGAACTGGCCGGATGA
- a CDS encoding glycosyltransferase, whose protein sequence is MIGYVLKMYPRFSETFILAEILEMEAADREITVISLKKPNDGRFHEDLARVRAEVRYLPERATGHPWRFLSSHGRAFRRSPLRYLSALGRALRWLPASWKGFLRAPLIAEQAAAAGCERLHAHFASLPAISTLFAAHLMGVPFTFTAHAKDIYHRSRSRRMIAALLRHAERTITVTDYNRQVLEKLGDGQAAPITRIYNHVDTRRFAPSTPAATPVILAVGRLVEKKGFEHLVEACALLRRRGIEFHCRIIGKGPLAGALREQIERLDVADRVSLEGPRSRAQLQDLLPRAWVLAAPCVIGADRNRDGLPTVILEAMACGVAVVSTPVTGIPEAVQDGQTGLLVPEGDPGALADAIWRLLADAPLRRRLGRAARERVIEHFDTRKNVRQLARLLGESQDPPPPLSPGRLKESEALR, encoded by the coding sequence GTGATCGGCTACGTGCTCAAGATGTACCCCCGTTTTTCGGAGACCTTCATCCTCGCGGAAATCCTCGAGATGGAGGCTGCGGACCGCGAGATTACCGTCATTTCCCTCAAAAAACCCAACGACGGCCGCTTCCATGAGGACCTGGCCCGGGTGCGGGCGGAAGTCCGCTACCTACCCGAGCGGGCCACCGGGCATCCCTGGCGTTTTCTCTCCTCCCACGGTCGGGCCTTCCGGCGCTCCCCCCTGCGCTACCTCTCCGCCCTGGGCCGTGCCCTGCGCTGGCTGCCTGCCTCATGGAAGGGTTTTCTGCGGGCTCCGCTGATCGCCGAGCAGGCTGCGGCCGCGGGCTGCGAGCGCCTGCACGCCCATTTCGCCAGCCTGCCGGCGATCAGCACGCTCTTCGCCGCCCACCTGATGGGAGTGCCCTTCACCTTCACCGCCCACGCCAAGGACATCTATCACCGCTCCCGTTCCCGGCGCATGATCGCCGCCCTGCTGCGCCACGCGGAAAGAACGATCACCGTCACCGATTACAACCGGCAGGTGCTCGAGAAGCTGGGTGACGGGCAGGCCGCCCCGATCACGCGGATCTACAACCACGTGGACACCCGGCGCTTCGCGCCCTCGACCCCGGCCGCCACGCCGGTCATCCTCGCGGTGGGCCGGCTGGTGGAGAAGAAGGGCTTTGAACACCTGGTCGAGGCCTGCGCCCTGCTGCGCCGGCGCGGTATCGAATTCCACTGCCGCATCATCGGCAAGGGGCCGCTGGCCGGCGCCCTGCGTGAGCAGATCGAGCGTCTCGACGTGGCCGACCGGGTCAGCCTCGAAGGCCCCCGCTCCCGCGCCCAGCTCCAGGATCTGCTGCCCCGGGCCTGGGTCCTCGCCGCCCCCTGCGTGATCGGCGCCGACCGCAACCGGGACGGACTCCCCACGGTGATCCTCGAGGCCATGGCCTGCGGCGTGGCCGTCGTCTCCACCCCGGTGACCGGCATCCCGGAAGCCGTTCAGGACGGGCAGACGGGACTGCTGGTTCCCGAAGGCGACCCCGGGGCCCTGGCCGACGCCATCTGGCGCCTGCTGGCCGACGCCCCGCTCCGCCGGCGCCTGGGACGGGCGGCCCGGGAGCGCGTGATCGAACACTTCGACACCCGCAAGAACGTCCGCCAACTGGCCCGCCTGCTCGGCGAGTCCCAGGACCCGCCCCCTCCCCTCTCCCCCGGCCGATTGAAGGAAAGCGAGGCCCTGCGATGA